From Tamandua tetradactyla isolate mTamTet1 chromosome 26, mTamTet1.pri, whole genome shotgun sequence, a single genomic window includes:
- the CASP3 gene encoding caspase-3 isoform X1, translating to MENTENSVDSKSIKSSETKIFHGSKSMDSGISLDSSYKMDYPEMGLCIIINNKNFHESTGMASRSGTDVDAANLRETFRNLKYQVMNKNDLTREEIMELLYNVSKEDHSKRSSFICVILSHGDEGVIFGTNGPIDLKKLTSFFRGDNCRSLTGKPKLFIIQACRGTELDCGIETDSGVDDDMACQKIPVEADFLYAYSTAPGYYSWRNSKDGSWFIQSLCAMLRLYANKLELMHILIRVNRKVATEFESYCFDSTFHAKKQIPCIVSMLTKELYFYH from the exons ATGGAGAACACTGAAAACTCAGTGGATTCAAAATCCATTAAAAGTTCGGAAAC AAAGATCTTCCATGGAAGCAAATCAATGGACTCTGGAATATCCTTGGACAGTAGTTACAAAATGGATTATCCTGAAATGGGTTTAtgtataataattaataataaaaactttCATGAAAGCACTG GTATGGCATCGCGGTCTGGTACAGATGTAGATGCAGCAAACCTCAGGGAAACATTCAGGAACTTGAAATACCAAGTCATGAATAAAAATGATCTTACACGTGAAGAAATTATGGAATTGTTATATAATG TTTCTAAAGAAGATCATAGCAAAAGGAGCAGTTTTATTTGTGTGATTCTAAGCCATGGTGATGAAGGAGTAATTTTTGGAACAAATGGACCTATTGACCTGAAAAAATTAACGAGTTTCTTCAGAGGGGATAATTGTAGAAGTCTAACTGGAAAACCCAAACTTTTCATTATTCAG GCCTGCAGAGGTACAGAGTTGGACTGTGGCATTGAGACAGACAGTGGTGTTGATGATGACATGGCATGTCAGAAAATACCAGTTGAGGCAGACTTCTTGTATGCATATTCTACAGCACCTG GTTACTATTCCTGGCGAAATTCAAAGGATGGATCCTGGTTTATTCAGTCACTTTGTGCTATGCTGAGGCTTTATGCTAACAAACTTGAACTTATGCACATCCTTATTCGAGTTAACCGAAAGGTAGCAACAGAATTTGAGTCCTATTGCTTTGATTCTACTTTTCATGCAAAGAAGCAGATTCCATGTATTGTGTCCATGCTCACAAAGGAACTGTATTTTTATCACTAA
- the CASP3 gene encoding caspase-3 isoform X2 has product MASRSGTDVDAANLRETFRNLKYQVMNKNDLTREEIMELLYNVSKEDHSKRSSFICVILSHGDEGVIFGTNGPIDLKKLTSFFRGDNCRSLTGKPKLFIIQACRGTELDCGIETDSGVDDDMACQKIPVEADFLYAYSTAPGYYSWRNSKDGSWFIQSLCAMLRLYANKLELMHILIRVNRKVATEFESYCFDSTFHAKKQIPCIVSMLTKELYFYH; this is encoded by the exons ATGGCATCGCGGTCTGGTACAGATGTAGATGCAGCAAACCTCAGGGAAACATTCAGGAACTTGAAATACCAAGTCATGAATAAAAATGATCTTACACGTGAAGAAATTATGGAATTGTTATATAATG TTTCTAAAGAAGATCATAGCAAAAGGAGCAGTTTTATTTGTGTGATTCTAAGCCATGGTGATGAAGGAGTAATTTTTGGAACAAATGGACCTATTGACCTGAAAAAATTAACGAGTTTCTTCAGAGGGGATAATTGTAGAAGTCTAACTGGAAAACCCAAACTTTTCATTATTCAG GCCTGCAGAGGTACAGAGTTGGACTGTGGCATTGAGACAGACAGTGGTGTTGATGATGACATGGCATGTCAGAAAATACCAGTTGAGGCAGACTTCTTGTATGCATATTCTACAGCACCTG GTTACTATTCCTGGCGAAATTCAAAGGATGGATCCTGGTTTATTCAGTCACTTTGTGCTATGCTGAGGCTTTATGCTAACAAACTTGAACTTATGCACATCCTTATTCGAGTTAACCGAAAGGTAGCAACAGAATTTGAGTCCTATTGCTTTGATTCTACTTTTCATGCAAAGAAGCAGATTCCATGTATTGTGTCCATGCTCACAAAGGAACTGTATTTTTATCACTAA